The DNA window AACATTAACCGTTTCACAATAAAATTAttctgacttcctgtttacagGGCATGCTGGGAGGTCCCTGGAGATTTCCAACACGGTGGACATCAGGTCGGAGAAGAACCGCGAACTCGTCATGCGGCTTGCCAGTGATGTCGCCAACGGCAACCGTTTCTTTTCCGACCTCAACGGTTTCCAGGTTTCTATCTTTTCATTCGTCCAATCAGATCATTTCATGTCGGTTGGTGTTTACTGATTTCCTGAGTATTGATTGGTCGCAGATGCAGCAGCGGCGGACCTTGGCGAAGCTCCCCCTGCAGGCCAACTTTTATCCAATGAGCTCGTCCTCGTTCCTTCAGGACTCTGCGTCTCGTCTGACGCTGCTGTCGGCGCAGAGTCAGGCCGTCGCATCACTCAGACCAGGTGAAAACAGCTTTCAGTCAttttgaattaaacattttcagggtttcttttttgttttctcttcattcataataataaacttttcaTTCACGATTCAACTCAAACCAAACTATAAAATCATGAAGAATCAAGAATAAATTCAGATTCATTTCCTTGAATCTTTGTTTCAAAGTTTTCTTGTGAGTTCAAACCACTAATGATTCtgatgaaacataaaaaattaaAGCGTCTTTGTTGAAACATGATAACGATCAGGTGATTAAACACAATCAAGTATCAATAtcagaaattatattttaatcttCATCCGAAGTGAATCATTGACGTGAACAGTGAATCTTGGGACGCGTTTATAAACTGAGGTAAAAGAAGGCGTCGCCCTTGTTCTGCCACATTGCTGACTctgacctgtgacctctgacccgtGCAGGTGAGCTGGAGGTGGTGTTGGACCGGAGGCTGCAGCAGGACGATAACCGCGGCCTCGGTCAGGGTGTCACTGACAACAAGCTGACGGCAAATTTTTTCcaactgctgctggaggagcggAGGGGCGGGACTCAGGTGAGGGGGTGTGGCCACAGTTTTCAACAGAAAATActtattttaaattgtctttgtAATTTTAACTTATCTTTGTTTTCTGACAGGAAGTGGGAGGAGCCTCAGTCGACCACTTGTCACTGCTCGCCCACCTGACCTCGCTCTCCCTCTGCCACCCACCAGTCACCATGGTCACCCAAAGCAACAGCAAGCTGCCAAAGCTCCACCCGTTCCGGCCACTCAGCTCATCGCTGCCGTGCGACATTCACCTGCTGAACATGAGGACACTGGAGGACGCTCAGGTGAGGACTGCACCTGGAAACACCTGGAACATCCATTATTGgttttcagaaataaaacaacataaatgtaAAGTCTCGATAACCAATAATGACCAGGAGTAAAAAGTGTTACCACGGTAAATAACAGAGAGATGTTTATATCTGTTTAtggtaaacaggaagcagggaGCCCTTCACAGGAAGCTGCCCTCCTTCTCCACAGGAAGGGCTTTGACTGTAGTGCCGCCCCCAAGCCAGCGCTTAAGTGCACATGGAGCGTGCACGaggaggtacacacacacacaccattgtcttcttgttgtttgtctgaatcgtttatgtcattttttaaataaagtttttcttcctgtttaatgaattttcaaacaaatgttttatctgtttttgtatatttttctgttttcaggtgAATCTGGACgatcttttctctcctcttcagttTCGCTCAGTTCGTCATTCAGGTCTGACTCTGCTGCGTGAAGATGACCACGACGAGTCCGCCCGCCAACAGCAGCCGTCGCACATGACTCGTCTGCGGCCAATGGAAATCAGTGCGTTCCGCGTGGAGATCGactgaaaacatgaatgaacaAAATGTGAAGGCAAACTCGTGATGTCACAGGTTTTTACAATCGGCAGGAAATAATTCTACAGGTGAAGTTTATATGGGAGATAAATGGTGACAAAATATCTGTCAAAAAAGTAAATTTAAAGttattgtaaaataatttattagacagttaaaatgtttaagaaaaaGTAGGAAATAATCTTAAACGAAGGTTCCTCTGTTTCTTGAAAACACTACCTAGGAGAAAATATGGATAGGAACAAGAAGACGGACGAAAAATTTAAAGAAAGATACTAAAAGAGTCAAAACAcagttttaataatttattcatcAGTTCATAAAAAAGTTTCCTCTAAAAGGATAAaccattttctgacattttaaaaaccaaacgTCAAATCAATCTATGACcattaatcaatcaatatttattcatctgtcaatgacagaaatcatcacTTTCACTTCAGGACCTTTGTCTTCCGCAAATGAAGCTTAAAATGAGGTCAGtctaaaggtcaaaggttattACAAAACTGAGaaaccactgaaatctaacctGTTCGTGTTTCAACAGGTGAAGTTGCTTCGTCAACAAAAGGGACCAATCgatgaatgtttttaaatgaatgtgtttccatggtgactGTCAATCACAGTATGTGTCGTTGCTGCTACTTTTTTAATTCAgtgtcttttctctgtttatacatgaatgtgaaatgatgaaatgcGTCCGTTTAAAGtgtgattgattttattttattgattttgtcTTCTGATCGGTTGCTCTATTACACTggagatttttaaatgtgtgcattTTCCTTtccaaaatgtgtaaatatatatatatattacaattatatacatatttccatgtttaaaaaaaaattctatttaTGCTGTAATAGAGACACTTTTGGGAAATTTGGGGAAGTACTTTTTTATCTAGAAAGTTTATATTTTGCTGAAACGTGAAGCTTTAAATCCTAAAATGGTAAAGTTTTGtaaaatgattgttttttttactgtgaattttttaattacttttattgattttgggatgatttttgttttagatagaaaaatgaattattgtTCGATCTCTGCTGACAATAGTAGTTTATTTTCATACAaagtctttttgttgtttttttggttcGGTTGTGTTGGATACTTGAACCTTTTCATCGTCTCTGAGCGGAGACGGAGAGACGAAGGTCAGAATGAAGGTGGGAGCAGATGTTAGCAcataatattttacaaatcaatAAGTCTTGATTAATTCCTTGTGGCAACTTATTTTTAGCATCAAATATTTTCATCctgatgaaaatgatttatggtataaaacataaaaatgacaatCATCTTCAATCTTAAATCTTTCAAATTTTTGGTGGACACATTTATGGAAATATGTAACttcaaatagaataaaaacgTGAATAAAGTATAATAGAATTTCAATAAGATATAATGAAACAAAGcaggattaaaataaaataaagtatataaaaatgaataacagaattaaaaacagtaaaataagggtgaaacagatttaaatgaaataaaatgaaacaaaacgattaaaacagaataaaaatagaatcatTGGGCTCTAAAATACAATTCgtgttcctctgttttattGAACTGTGATGTTCTTTGATGTTCTTTGATGTTAATAAAgaatataaacatttgaacCTCACCGGAACAGAACAGGCGTTGATAAataagagcttttattttgaagttgaCAGGAAGTGTGACTCCGGTACCGCCTGGCCTCTTGCATTTCGCCGCTCCCCGGTCGGTCAGCTGACCGTCGGCCGGTCTGCTGACTCTGCCCTGATGCTCGAACCGTGACCCGGACATCACCAGGTCGAGCCCGGTCTCCGTGTCCGCGTTACTGGAGCCCCTGACCCGGATTGGCTCCTGACACCCCCGCTGTCAGCCGGAGGCCGGATCGCCGGACTCACCCGAGCCGAGTTTGTCGCACACATCGTCGGACCCGCTGATCGAGCGGCTCCGTTGCTCCAGCTCCCAGGCCGCTGAGCGGGTCGCCTCCCCCCGAGCCTGTGTGACTCCCAGCCGGCCCGCGGCCCCGGTCGGCCCCGCTGAGCACCATGGCCCTGCTGGAGCTCGCCATGCAGGGACTCGCCGTGTTCGGCTTCATCTTGTTCTTCGTCCTGTGGCTCATGCACCTCATGTCCATCATCTACGTGTAAGTCAACGGTCTTTGCGGCTAACAGCTAAGCTAACAGCAGGACTAGCTGTTAGCCAACAATTATCAGATTCGTGTCTTTGTCCCTCTGGTTGTTTCCGTCACGTTCACATCGGTCGCGGTGAAACATGTAAACGGGAGAATCGCGTCTCCTCCGCGGGTCTCTGGATGTGTCACAGCCGTTATAGCTTCCGTGTCTGCTCGGCTAGCTGTTGGGCGTTTTCCTGGTTCACCGCTAGCCTGTTAGCTCTGTCAGTTCATGGCGCTGCCGCCGAGCAGCTTGTGGGAAACTCATGAAATTATAATGTACAATGTTGTAATTTATTGAAGTGTTGTGGCACCGGGACGGTTGAGAAGCATACGCCGCAGAGAGGAGCTTGTTTCTCGGCCCCCTCTCTCTCGCGGCTCGCTGGAGTTAGCTTcagacatttcctgtttcttcGTTAGATTGAAACATGTCGTGAATGTAACGGAATCACCGGATGTTgaagaaaagtgtgtgttcatCAGACTGAGGTGAAATCACGTGAACCACGATCTGAATCTGCTCGATGTTTCAAACGTTGACGTCGGATTTGTGCAATAGTTTCTTCTGTTGTGACGAAATTGAAAACGTCATGTTTGTTTCAGTCTAACGTCATTTATGATGGAATGGGAGTTAATTCATtgtgcaacaacacacacacacacacacacacacacacacacacttgactggAAACCTGTTCATCctggtgacaaacaaacaaacaaacagctcctGATTGGAGGGAAACACTCCTTCAGTTGGTTTGGATCAAAAAATCCTTTCAAAGATCTTTGAATTGTGGTAAATTGTGATTTTAGTTCAGTTGAAACTGAATCAAAACTTCACATGttcacaaaaaactgaaaagatttGTCAGACTCATTCGGTTTTATTATGATTATCTTCGATGTTTTCAATAATATCCTTATTACTAGCAATGCAACATTTTATGATATTATGATTCTGTCTGTTGATAACAAGAACAGTGAGAGTTAGTTTGacctacctctctctctctctctctctctctctctctctcaggcgtCTCCACCTCCATAagaagaggtcagaggtcaaacagtCATTTGTGCAGCAAACAGGAGTTTCTCTCTTGAAGCCCCTGAAGGGAGTGGACCCAAACCTCATCTCCAACCTGGAGACGTTCTTTACTCTGGATTACCCCAAGGTGACGTTcaccccccccactccctcacCTCTGATAACTAACTAATAACTAATTACCAACCTGCTCTCCAAACCTGGAGACGTTCTTTACTCTGGATTACCTTAAGGTGACGTCTATCAACCTCACAACCCATCACAAGAAGTCCCTTTAATAACTAACCAGTACATTAGTAATAATTAACCATCCTATTCCCACAATCACCTCTCACTAATGACAAAGTAAGAACCCACTAACTTCGTTCAGGATTTCCAGGCTCATATAACGAGACAGTTTTGGTTTTTTCCGCAGTATGAGATCTTGCTCTGCATCCAGGATGAGGACGATCCTGCTGTCGACGTCTGCAAGAAACTTTTGGGAAAATATCCCAACGTTGACGCTCGTTTATTCATCGGTGAGAAATGTTTGTTGCTGTGTTCTTGGTGAAATTCATTCTGTCATGTTCTCGTAGTTACTCTACATCTAGTTATCTTTATTTAGTGTCTTCAGTTAAAGCATCTGACGTTAGCATGTGGTGGTGTTTGGTTCTCAGGGGGCAAGAAAGTTGGAATCAACCCGAAGATCAACAACCTGATGCCTGGTTATGAAGGAGCCAAATACGGGCTGGTGTGGATCTGTGACAGCGGCATCAGAGGTCAGCGCCGACGCCCACCACATGTTAATTTCACCTTTAGCTGGTCTCATTGCTAGCTAATGCTAactgtttgtgcgtgtgtgtgtgtgtggcagtgaaACCTGACACCCTGACAGATCTGACCAATCAGATGACAGAGAAGGTGGGATTGGTCCACGGGTTGCCGTATGTTGCCGACCGGCAAGGCTTCGCCGCCACGCTGGAGCAGGTAAGGCTAGCACGCTAACAGTGTGCTCACTCAGCTGCTACTCACATGATCAAAACCAGATACAACATGCTAATGTTGTTTGACATGCTAAATGTAATGTGTTTACTCTCTCATTTAGCATTAGTTTTTGAAGCTGTTAATTATGtctcacatgtttttttaagatcaTTCATCGGCTCTTTGACACGTGATCATCTTCTAACACATGCTAAACGTGTTGCTAACCAGTAGCTTAGGTTAAcccattttttttgttttggctaATGTGATGACAGTAAATTGTTTCTGTGGCTGTATTAATGCTAACAGAGGCTAATGGTTCTCCAGGTGTATTTTGGGACGTCTCATCCTCGATCTTACATCTCAGCGAATGTGACGGGGATAAAGTGCGTAACAGGGATGTCGTGTCTAATGAGGAAGGACGTGTTGGATCAGGCCGGCGGTTTGGTCGCTTTCGCTCAGTACATCGCTGAAGATTACTTCATGGCTAAAGCCATCGCAGACAGGTTAacatgttagcattagcatcagCATCTGGTAAAcgtttttgtgttttaagttcAAGTATTGATTTCATGCCTTCGTTTCCGTAGAGGCTGGAAGTTCTCCATGGCAACGCAGGTGGCACTGCAGAATTCTGGGTCTTATTCTATTGGCCAGTTTCAGTCCCGTATGATCAGGTGACTTTACATCTCTGTTTGTGATTGGCTGTGGATATCATCCATATTACATcaatagttattttattttataaaggtgaagttttttttttcaaatctgcaataaatataaatgatttgtcttgaattgtgtttttgtcagttaTTAATCATAATCATTTTTTATCTTGTTGTTCCTCAGATGGACTAAACTGAGGATCAACATGCTTCCTGGCACCGTGTTGGAGCCCGTCTCTGAGTGCTTCCTGGCCAGCCTCATTATTGGCTGGGCTGCTCATCACGTGTTCAGGTacgcagccaatcagagagcagctTATGTTGACACTGTTTTTAGGTGGGAAATGTATAATTCTGTGGTTTTACTATTGttgatggtgtgtgtttgtaacgtGTGTAGGTGGGACATGATGGCGTTCTTCATGTGTCACTGTTTGGCCTGGTTTATTAGTGACTACATTCAACTCACTGGAGTTCAGGTATTAACATGATGTGCTTTTAATTTGGAAGAATATTAGTTATTAACTCGTTTCTAATAATCACCTGATCAAAACATGTAGATTAGTAaacataatattttatatagttCAAGATTTACCTAATGGatataatatttacattaaatatatataagcaAATAAACAGACgtaaaaaaaacttaaagaaatgaaatgaaaatgtaaacgTTTTTAAGTCTCAGGTTTAATTGTCACTGTTCACACATCCTGCAGGGCGGCGCTCTCTGCTTCTCGAAGCTGGACTTTGCGGTGGCGTGGTTCATCAGAGAGTCGATGGCAGTGCAGATCTTCTTGTCAGCTCTGTGGGACCCGACCATCAGCTGGAGAACCGGTCGATACCGGCTCCGCTGTGGCGGCACAGCTGAAGAGATCCTCGATGTGTAGTTGCCATGACGACCGGCTGAGCCTTCAGCTTCGTCCTCATCAAAGagactga is part of the Paralichthys olivaceus isolate ysfri-2021 chromosome 18, ASM2471397v2, whole genome shotgun sequence genome and encodes:
- the ugcg gene encoding ceramide glucosyltransferase, whose protein sequence is MALLELAMQGLAVFGFILFFVLWLMHLMSIIYVRLHLHKKRSEVKQSFVQQTGVSLLKPLKGVDPNLISNLETFFTLDYPKYEILLCIQDEDDPAVDVCKKLLGKYPNVDARLFIGGKKVGINPKINNLMPGYEGAKYGLVWICDSGIRVKPDTLTDLTNQMTEKVGLVHGLPYVADRQGFAATLEQVYFGTSHPRSYISANVTGIKCVTGMSCLMRKDVLDQAGGLVAFAQYIAEDYFMAKAIADRGWKFSMATQVALQNSGSYSIGQFQSRMIRWTKLRINMLPGTVLEPVSECFLASLIIGWAAHHVFRWDMMAFFMCHCLAWFISDYIQLTGVQGGALCFSKLDFAVAWFIRESMAVQIFLSALWDPTISWRTGRYRLRCGGTAEEILDV